Below is a window of Falco peregrinus isolate bFalPer1 chromosome 3, bFalPer1.pri, whole genome shotgun sequence DNA.
AGGTCTGTGGGTTGTTACCTTCTTGGTCAGGCTGCCTAACACTGCCTTCCTGTAGCACAGATGAGCTCTGTGTTCTGCAAGTATTGAAATGAACGGAGGAATGGgagcaaagcaagcagagaggTGAACAGTTacaggggaagagaagggagatgACGGAATAAAGATTTATGGAAGGTGTTTGCATACTTCAAGTGCAGCTAAAGGAAAAGTAATAAATGGAAGGGTGGCGGAAggcaaagaggagaggaaggcatgGTCAGATGTACAGAGTGAGGTATGGAGGACTCTTGAGTAGCAGTGATTTCCTGTATTCCTGAAAGATCTAGAaatgggaaggggaggagagtTCATTCCCTTGCTTCTTACCATTGTGTCCTAAGTTCAGTGTAGGCAACAAGCAGCACAGACTCCCTTAGAACAATAGTTTTACAAAGGGAAGAAGGTGCATTCCCCAAACAGAAGCTATTGCTGCAGGAGACAATCCAGCATGTTTTCCTACTGCTGGATTGACTTGATCTATTTTTGGTAAGATAATCCAGATGACTTCATAACCAGATTTAACAGGCTCAGCTGGATGTGCTAATGCTCTTGGAGTCAGCATGGGCTTTTGTACTTGCAGACTTTCGGAAATGGCTTTTGCAATGGCAAGCTCTGTAGTCCTTGAAGGGCCTGCAGATGGAGAATAAGGTCAGGAGTCAGAGGCCAGCCTCCTGGGGGGGTCATACAGAGTGTCAGgggaaaatgcagtttaaatgGTTAGTGTTCCTTCAGTATAGGCATGTGTAACTAATAGGATAAATAGCAATTTGACTAAAAGGTATGGCATTCTTAACCATTTGatgtataaaacaaaaattatctgATTGTGAGACATAAGCTGTAATCCTCTTTTTGGTGctgtagtgctgtgttttggtttgggcaTTAAACTTGAACTTTTCTTCTGCCCTAGATTTCtgccagaaaaataatgtatttggaAACCTGTAGGAACGATGTCATGTTTGTGTAGAAGACAGACATAAATCTCTGGGGAAATGTGGCatagattttatatataattgCAGAATGgggtttcatttgctttctgtacACTTCCTTCTTGGTGTGCTCTGTGGTAACTTAACATTTGCAAGTGTTCTGCCCATGTAGCGGTGTGCTTCTAGAGGATGAATGTTCTGGacacaaaggcagaaaacataCTGTTTCAGAAAGAACTTGTGGAATTGAGTTTTAACTGAGTTCAGTAACTTGATCGAGAACTTCTTTTCTTAGGCTTCACCTGCCGCTAGGAGCATGTTTCTTAGAATACCTACAACTAATTGCAGACTTACAGAATTGTTTTTTCCCTAACTCTTCAGTTGATTGTTATGCAGCTATTTGATGTCAAGCCTCATAATGAAATCATAGTGGTGGTCTCATTGCACGTTAATGAGTTTTTGGATTCCCAGACCAAATGGTAGTATGGAGTGCCATCAGAAGCTGCTGAAATGAGAATGGAATTTTATCTGGTTAATTACTATAGTGATTAGTAAGGGAACATTACTTAATATGTCCTCAACTTGTCTGAATTAtaaatttatatacatatacacacactcaCCCTCTCTTCTTACAAACAATCAAtcctcctgggttttttttcttctattttaagaTGTTCTTTTTTACTATCTATAAAGCTATTTTACTACTTGAACAGAGAATTAGTTCTAGGAATCCGTAACTATTCCACCATGCAGTCTCTCTGCAAATTAGAACAGAATTCCTTAATTCTGGCAAACCATGTTTGTCAGCTACAAGGATTCAAAATGGGAAGTCTTTTGCTGGAATATCTGTTTGTTGCATTAGAAGATGTTTAAAGTGATCTTACTGCAACCACTGAGGACTAGCAATAAATGAATCTTTAAAGCAAGCACATCATAGTAATACAAATAGTAttgttctctctcctttccctgaaGCTGTGAAGCTGAAATTTGAGGAAGACCATAGGGATGTTTGGGATTCATACAGAGGAGTTTGGCAGTGTTTTAGTTTCTGGATTTGGaaggggaagaggcagcagTGTGAGTGGATGCACATCCCCATCAGTCCCTTCCCAGCACTCCACTGCTTTGTCTGAAGTGACAGCCTTTTGTTCCCAGGCTCCTTCTCTGGGCTTCTCACCTGTCTCAATGTCCAGgtgcaaaaccagcagctgaCTTCTAGTTCCGTGGTATCTGCAACTTTCTAGCCACAGTGGTCCCAGTTACTAGGGTCAGAGAGATTGTGCAGGGTATGGGGGAATAGTTCGTACTTGCAGTGCAACCCTCTGCTGTTGCTGAGCTTGCTTGTCACCATGACTGTTCCCAGTGTGCTCAgaaagggcattttttttttttatctgatcCGAAGAGCAGTGAGGGAGGGAGCCTCAGCTTTGGTCTTGAGCGCTTCCAGAGTTTCTGTGCCACATGAGCAAGACCGAGCAGAGTGTGTAAGGACTCCTGGGCAGAGGTTGTATAGGAACCATTGGTTGGGACGTTGTGTTCTGCACCTTGCTTTCTATGGTAGTGGGCTGCATTGTTCTCAACTTGTCTCCAGTCTCCTATTATAGCAGCAGCTGCAATTATATTGAGCCTTAATACAACCTGATGGAACGAAACAGCCAGTAAAATGCCTCTGGTTTCCTGTACGCTGTAGTACTTGGGGAATGTGACTCTGGTGTCACATCAGGTTTTTTTGTCCACTGGCATAAAAGGGCTGTGTTTTAACATTACCTGCTATCTGGCAGACTCGTGATGATCTGACTCTTAATGGTTTATTCACCTCAAGGGCTGCTGAGAAGTGACTCTATACCTGAGGTTGGAGAGGATGCTGCTGCTACAGTCGGTATGGCAGAAACACTCTCAGAAGAAGAACAGGATGAACTAAGAAAAGAGCTTGCTAAGGTAAACCTCTTGCAAATAGCTCTTAAACTGGTTTTGAGAATGAAAATCTGGGGTAACGCTGTCTCTGAACATAGAGTTAATGCTTTGCATATTTATTCTGTGAATGTCTAAAGCTAGATATGGCACTCCTGTGTattgtggggagggaaagggaaggtgTCAAGGAGGAAAGAACAGCCAGTTCTGGCTGTGGGGAATTAAGCTAGAAGTACTGAGTGTGCAGATCTTAAACCAAGATGTGTAAATGCctaacccttttttttcctcaggtgaGAAGGGAGTAAATAAGCTGTCACACAGAACATGGTTGGCAGCCAAAACCAAGTGTGGTCTCAACTGGTGTGGAGTAACTAAAGCTGTTGTTTTCATGAAGGATATTTTGTAATAATATTGATGTAGATACTGTTATGCTAATATCTAACCATGTAACTATTCTTGTCGGTAGTTCATGTAACAGAAATTTTTTGAGAGGGTTAAAGTAGTAGTCTTTGAAGGACAGTCAAATATTCAAGCCTGATAACATGCATTTCAGAAGTTGTCAAAGTCAACCTTTGAGTCAGTCCCTTTTCTTTTGTAGTTTTGTGTGGCTTTAGGACCCTAATAGAAGACACTGACTTAAGACCAAGATTGGTAAATGAAAGTTAGCTGTGAAATAAACGCATTTAATGCAGTCATGGTTTTGGTAGTCCTGAGTATTATTTCATGCCAAAAAAATCAGCGGAAGATGAGGGAAATCTAGTCCTGCTAGGGTTTGTCACACTGGATGTTGAACAGGTATCCGAAAGAAAGGTGCATTGAAAATACTGGTATTTCCTCAAAGGAGCTTGAATGAGTGGGCAGCCTGATACTCTAAAGTAGGGTGGTCCAGTCTGGTTGAGGAAGTAGGATTGATGTATGCCCTTCACCTTTGTACTTACGACCTTAGTGCCTCTGTAACATCTGTATAGCCCACAGAATGGCATCCTAAAACTATTTTTGACATGTCTGGACGTGATCTGGTCATGCTTCTTTGAGAGACTGAAGTAACCATATGTGTAAGGAAGGAAGTATATAAACAATAACATGTTTTCTAGTTGCTGAGCAGgtgctgtgtttttgttgttgtgtttttttggttaggttttttgtttgtttgtttttgtgctttgttctgagtttttttgggggtgggtggttttttttcttgctcttgttGTTTTGggaggtgttttgtttttttataattgCTCAGTCTGCCACCATTTTCACCCCTGCTCTGGGGAAGGCATTCCTGTAGTTGGATGCAGCCTGCAGTTGTTGGCTTAAGCCACAAAAGAACCTTTCTGTTCAAGCAAGGAAGCAAAACTTGTGTGTGGATCAGACATGCTCTGAGCTTCCTGATACTTGTCATACATTGGTATCTCTTCTGACGTGGAAGGAGAATACAGGCTTGGCAATTGTCCCAGGTTTGACTAATCTTCAAGCTTCACATAGGCTAATGTTGTCTGAAGGTAATGACTTCTAACTATATAATCTTTTAGTTACCAACTTCCTTGTGCATATCCCAGTAACAGAGCTAGCTGCTTGTAGATTGCTTTTTCACTGGCTCTTGTTGTAGACTATATTGGATTTTCCTTTTAGTGTTTAGAAACAACTGTGAGGCAATGTTAAAAATGTTAGCCCTCTCATTACTGATGCCTGgtagatgttttaaaaaatacattgttaaaTAGCTGGGTATATCACTTGTTAACTTATCTCTCATCAACTCTGCTGGCACAGGTGGAAGAAGAAATCCAGACACTCTCACAAGTGCTAGCTGCCAAAGAGAAGCATCTAGCAGAAATCAAGAGAAAGCTGGGAATTAACTCACTACAGGAGCTAAGGCAGAACATTACCAAAAGCTGGCAAGATGTGACATCAACCACAGCGTATGTACCAGTTTGTGATGATCGTCTCAGCTGTTGGGGTGAAAACTATGTAGTTCTTGTGTGATGTCTAAACCCTCTGTTCTTGTGAAATCAGATGAGTGTAAATAACAAAGTTAAGTTGCACTAAAACTTACCTGGATAAATCATTATCGATTACTTTAAAGAAGGCCACTATTAGCTATATCATCTCATGCAAGATAAGAATGATTGACCGTAATATTCTATTACACTTTTTGGCTGACGGATCTGAGATACAGAGGTGTCCAAAGTCCAGCAGAACACCCTTCTTTTCCAGCCTGCAAAATTGTTGTAAACTGAGCTCGTGCAGGAAGAGTGCAAAGTCACAGTTAATGCTCTTGCCAAACACAGCTGTTAGCTTAAGGTCTAGAGTGAAACACCTTCTGCAAGTAATGACTACACAGAATGTAAGAGGATGTACCTCAAACTTTTTATGGTGAAGTTTCTTGACAAAACCATTTGGTACAAGATTTTATATGCCTGGCACAAAAACCagaccttttctcttttttgtgtgttttgtttttgttaatgtCCTACAATAGCAGATCGCATCTTTTCTGCAGGTGGGGTAGTAGTACATGTTGATAAACCTGATATGAAGTCTAAGGTGGCAGAGATACTGTAGCCAGAAGGGACTGCAATGGCTCAAAATAATCTCTTAAGTAGCTTGTCCATTTGACCCCAAAGCTGAAGTACACATCTGGGTTTGAAGTGAATTTGCGTACACTAAAAGGTTCCTTatgttttctattaaaatatctACAGACTTAATTTTGTTTGAACACAGATAcaagaaaacatcagaaacCCTGTCTCAGGCTGGTCAGAaggcttctgctgctttttcatctgTTGGTTCAGTCATAACCAAAAAGTTTGAAGATGTCAGGTaggtttcttcagcttttcccaAGTATTTGCACTTTTGATTTAAGCAGGTGATCCCTGAAATTTATGCTGTTAATGTATCTAGCACTTCTAAGAGTTAATCTACCAAGAGCCCTTAGCATCTCGTTTAGCAGAGCTGAGCAACTTGCTGCAAAATCTCCTTATATGTCCTCACTGATGCAGAAGAGTTCTGTGGTGTGTATTTTATATAAGCATGAGAAGCAACTCCACTGCTACTCTTATTTTTCTGATAGGGTTACAGGTGGCAGTGTGTCTGCCTGCCTCTGTGTGATGCATGTAGCATTGCCATTTCTGTTCTCTGACTTTCTCAGCATGTGGAATACTACATTTAAACAACTAATGTCTTTCACtctttgtggtttggtttgtttgtttgttgtttggggttttttttcctgtcttgtgTGTGGATTCCTTTCAggtgtgttttatttctttgtaagcTGTTTTACCTCATAGCAGGGGCTTgattttattacctttttacTAGACTATTGGCACATTAAAATTCTTAAATATGGGCATACAATGTATTTTGACTTGTGTCAAGTGACACAGCCCTTCATGCAAATTGGGTAAGTGTGGTGGTCATTTTTAGCACTATTGTGAGCTGCATGCAAAACTCTATCTGGATGCAATCCAATCATATGCTTAGCTTACAACTATTTCTTTGATGATTTAATTCTTACTTtaagtttttacttttttatttttactttttattttaatggaacaTACAGAAACATTCATCTCTGCTTGTAATTTGTTGCGAGTAGTGaatcaaacatatttttaaattattggaCAAATAAAAATTCATGCATTCTAACAGAATGTTGATGCATTGGAAAGCAGTGTAATAAAATCAGCCCTCTGTTTTAAAGTGCTGCCATTAAcctctttcttgcttttgagGTCTACTGAGAAAACACTTTGAGGTGCAGCTACATagttacatatttttcttcagatttatcagaacttcctttctctctttaatGCTTACTCTGGCATTGTGCAGACTACAGGCATTTTCACATTCCTTTAGGTAAGGTGGGCGCAAGAATTGTTTCTGAAACTAAGCATATAGTCAGACTGTCTCcattaaaatctttaaataagTTTTGTCTGTAAaaggtaatttctttttttctccagtgttaATGTAAAACTGAAGCTCTCAATGTCAGGGAAGATGTTTCATGTTCTCCTGGTAACTATCTCAGAACATGAAATCATGAGAATACATAATAATAATTAGTCTCTCGTCCTTGTAAGAAAGGAATCTGTTTAAATGCTACTGCATGGTTTTTTGTAATGAGACAGAATATGGTTTTGAGGTCAATGGCATGCAgcattcctctt
It encodes the following:
- the TPD52 gene encoding tumor protein D52 isoform X5, which produces MAETLSEEEQDELRKELAKVEEEIQTLSQVLAAKEKHLAEIKRKLGINSLQELRQNITKSWQDVTSTTAYKKTSETLSQAGQKASAAFSSVGSVITKKFEDVRLQAFSHSFSIRSIQHSISMPIMRNSPTFKSFEEKVESLKSKVGGSKPAGGDFGEVLNSAANASATETTAEQTQEETH
- the TPD52 gene encoding tumor protein D52 isoform X4, which encodes MEPPRDQGLLRSDSIPEVGEDAAATVGMAETLSEEEQDELRKELAKVEEEIQTLSQVLAAKEKHLAEIKRKLGINSLQELRQNITKSWQDVTSTTAYKKTSETLSQAGQKASAAFSSVGSVITKKFEDVRLQAFSHSFSIRSIQHSISMPIMRNSPTFKSFEEKVESLKSKVGGSKPAGGDFGEVLNSAANASATETTAEQTQEETH
- the TPD52 gene encoding tumor protein D52 isoform X1, which codes for MAACSEFSGMDLYEDYKSPFDFNAGVNRNYLYLSPSINLSPPGSPTLVKSGLLRSDSIPEVGEDAAATVGMAETLSEEEQDELRKELAKVEEEIQTLSQVLAAKEKHLAEIKRKLGINSLQELRQNITKSWQDVTSTTAYKKTSETLSQAGQKASAAFSSVGSVITKKFEDVRLQAFSHSFSIRSIQHSISMPIMRNSPTFKSFEEKVESLKSKVGGSKPAGGDFGEVLNSAANASATETTAEQTQEETH
- the TPD52 gene encoding tumor protein D52 isoform X2 — its product is MAACSEFSGMDLYEDYKSPFDFNAGVNRNYLYLSPSINLSPPGSPTLVKSGLLRSDSIPEVGEDAAATVGMAETLSEEEQDELRKELAKVEEEIQTLSQVLAAKEKHLAEIKRKLGINSLQELRQNITKSWQDVTSTTAYKKTSETLSQAGQKASAAFSSVGSVITKKFEDVSIRSIQHSISMPIMRNSPTFKSFEEKVESLKSKVGGSKPAGGDFGEVLNSAANASATETTAEQTQEETH
- the TPD52 gene encoding tumor protein D52 isoform X3, which encodes MAACSEFSGMDLYEDYKSPFDFNAGVNRNYLYLSPSINLSPPGSPTLVKSGLLRSDSIPEVGEDAAATVGMAETLSEEEQDELRKELAKVEEEIQTLSQVLAAKEKHLAEIKRKLGINSLQELRQNITKSWQDVTSTTAYKKTSETLSQAGQKASAAFSSVGSVITKKFEDVRNSPTFKSFEEKVESLKSKVGGSKPAGGDFGEVLNSAANASATETTAEQTQEETH